Proteins encoded within one genomic window of Micromonospora halotolerans:
- a CDS encoding helix-turn-helix domain-containing protein has product MSRMPMLELFAGELRRLRGDAGLSQEALGERVNYSASLVAAVEQCRRPPREEFAQRCDEALRAGGLLVRIRDALIRESLMPWFREWVTIEQEATALRSFEPLVVPGLLQTEEYARALYDGAGQLLGDEVEQQVVARLARQAVLNRPGPPQLVAVFDYTVLERPVGGPKVMREQLRQLVEAGRRPRVHLHLVPRGTGAYPGLNGAFVLATPPDGDDVGYLDNQLHGTIVERTVDVNSLRQIWESVRAEAMPHGATLAAISKAAEQWT; this is encoded by the coding sequence ATGAGCCGGATGCCGATGCTGGAACTGTTCGCCGGGGAGCTGCGCCGGCTGCGCGGCGACGCCGGGTTGTCCCAGGAGGCACTGGGCGAACGGGTCAACTACTCGGCCTCGCTGGTGGCGGCCGTGGAGCAGTGCCGCCGCCCACCTCGGGAGGAGTTCGCCCAGCGCTGCGACGAGGCGCTGCGGGCAGGTGGCCTGCTGGTCCGGATCCGGGACGCTCTGATCCGGGAGAGCCTCATGCCGTGGTTCCGGGAATGGGTGACCATCGAGCAGGAGGCGACCGCGCTCCGCAGCTTCGAGCCGCTGGTCGTGCCCGGCCTGCTGCAAACCGAGGAGTACGCCCGGGCGCTCTACGACGGGGCGGGTCAGCTCCTGGGCGACGAGGTGGAGCAGCAGGTCGTCGCCCGGCTGGCTCGGCAGGCGGTGCTGAACCGGCCCGGCCCGCCGCAGCTCGTGGCGGTGTTCGACTACACCGTGCTGGAGCGCCCGGTCGGCGGCCCCAAGGTCATGCGCGAGCAGTTGCGGCAACTGGTCGAGGCGGGCCGCCGGCCTCGCGTCCACCTGCACCTGGTACCGCGAGGGACGGGCGCCTACCCGGGGTTGAACGGCGCGTTCGTGCTCGCCACCCCACCGGATGGCGACGACGTGGGCTATCTGGATAACCAGTTGCACGGCACCATCGTCGAGCGGACCGTGGACGTAAACTCCCTGCGGCAGATCTGGGAGTCCGTGCGCGCGGAGGCCATGCCGCACGGAGCCACCCTGGCGGCGATCTCGAAGGCGGCAGAGCAATGGACCTGA
- a CDS encoding bifunctional glycosyltransferase/CDP-glycerol:glycerophosphate glycerophosphotransferase, producing the protein MTLISFVVPAFKVQGYLRECLDSILDQPFEDVEVIGIDDASPDDSGEILDEYAARDPRVHPVRLTENVGLGPARNIGLDRAVGDYVWFVDGDDWLVPGCLPHVADRLHATRPDVLLVDHVRAHWNNVGTRSAMRDVFPESPGEATFRLPERPETLRLLHTAWNRLVRREFLVEQGLRFAPGWYEDVSFSYPVLMAAERIGVLDRVCLNYRQRRTGAITRTRGDRHFEVFAQWHRVFRLLDQWGPAVVNGLRPAVFERMIWHYLTVLGNGERIAAELRPPFFAQIHADYARFLPPEGYPVPSGLEGVKHRLVAAGRWRTFSALRAAHQAEERARRSARRVKRRVLPVARLNARRARDAVLHEYYRAELHRPLDPTLAVYASYWYRGYSCNPAAIYAAARRLAPQVRGVWIVRRDRMAGLPPGVEYVVAGTPDYYRVLARARWLVNNVNFPDFVRKRPGSVHVQTHHGTPVKVMGLDQQRYPVGAAGMNFANLLRRVDRWDYSVSSNSFSTQMWERAYPADYTTLEVGYPRNDRLALATAEECRQARAGLGIGPDEYVVLYAPTHREHLPGWRPPFDPDRLRAALGPSGRLLIRSHYFHDRERRPQGPSADGVLDVSAYDPVEDLYLAADVLVTDYSSAMFDYGVLDRPIVVYAPDWDAYRVARGVYFDLLAEPPGAVAVDFPGLLDVFHSGAVRGAAAEQARQRFRARFCALDDGHAAERVVRRVFLGESAGKTGY; encoded by the coding sequence ATGACCCTGATCAGCTTCGTCGTACCGGCCTTCAAGGTGCAGGGCTACCTCCGGGAGTGTCTCGACTCGATCCTCGACCAGCCGTTCGAGGACGTCGAGGTGATCGGGATCGACGACGCCTCCCCGGACGACAGCGGCGAGATCCTCGACGAGTACGCGGCCCGTGACCCCCGGGTCCACCCGGTCCGGCTCACCGAGAACGTCGGGCTCGGCCCGGCCCGCAACATCGGGCTGGACCGGGCCGTCGGCGACTACGTCTGGTTCGTCGACGGCGACGACTGGCTGGTCCCCGGCTGCCTGCCGCACGTGGCCGACCGGCTTCACGCCACCCGCCCGGACGTGCTGCTCGTCGACCACGTCCGGGCGCACTGGAACAACGTCGGCACGCGCAGCGCCATGCGGGACGTGTTCCCCGAGTCGCCCGGCGAGGCGACCTTCCGGCTGCCGGAGCGGCCGGAGACCCTGCGGCTGCTGCACACCGCGTGGAACCGGCTGGTCCGCCGGGAGTTCCTGGTCGAGCAGGGACTGCGCTTCGCGCCCGGCTGGTACGAGGACGTCTCGTTCAGCTATCCGGTGCTGATGGCCGCCGAGCGGATCGGCGTGCTGGACCGGGTCTGCCTCAACTACCGGCAGCGCCGCACCGGTGCGATCACCCGGACCCGGGGCGACCGGCACTTCGAGGTCTTCGCCCAGTGGCACCGGGTGTTCCGGCTCCTGGACCAGTGGGGGCCGGCGGTGGTCAACGGGCTGCGGCCGGCCGTCTTCGAGCGGATGATCTGGCACTACCTGACCGTGCTCGGCAACGGCGAGCGGATCGCCGCCGAGCTGCGGCCGCCGTTCTTCGCGCAGATCCACGCCGACTACGCCCGCTTCCTGCCGCCCGAGGGCTACCCGGTCCCGTCCGGGCTGGAGGGGGTGAAGCACCGGCTCGTGGCGGCCGGGCGGTGGCGGACGTTCAGCGCGCTCCGGGCCGCCCACCAGGCCGAGGAGCGGGCTCGCCGCTCGGCCCGGCGGGTCAAGCGGCGGGTGCTGCCGGTCGCCCGGCTCAACGCCCGTCGGGCCCGGGACGCGGTGCTGCACGAGTACTACCGGGCCGAGCTGCACCGCCCCCTCGACCCGACGCTCGCCGTCTACGCCTCGTACTGGTACCGGGGCTACTCGTGCAACCCGGCCGCCATCTACGCGGCCGCCCGCCGGCTCGCCCCGCAGGTGCGCGGCGTCTGGATCGTCCGGCGGGACCGGATGGCCGGGCTGCCGCCGGGCGTCGAGTACGTGGTGGCCGGCACCCCGGACTACTACCGGGTGCTGGCCCGGGCCCGGTGGCTGGTCAACAACGTCAACTTCCCGGACTTCGTCCGCAAGCGGCCCGGCTCCGTGCACGTCCAGACCCACCACGGCACCCCGGTGAAGGTGATGGGGCTGGATCAGCAGCGCTACCCGGTCGGCGCGGCGGGCATGAACTTCGCGAACCTGCTGCGCCGGGTGGACCGCTGGGACTACAGCGTCAGCTCGAACAGCTTCTCCACGCAGATGTGGGAGCGGGCCTACCCGGCCGACTACACCACGCTGGAGGTCGGCTATCCGCGCAACGACCGGCTGGCGCTGGCCACCGCCGAGGAGTGCCGCCAGGCCCGCGCGGGGCTGGGCATCGGCCCCGACGAGTACGTGGTGCTCTACGCGCCGACCCACCGGGAGCACCTGCCGGGCTGGCGGCCGCCGTTCGACCCGGACCGGCTGCGTGCGGCGCTCGGCCCGTCCGGGCGGCTGCTGATACGCAGCCACTACTTCCACGACCGGGAGCGCCGCCCGCAGGGGCCCTCGGCCGACGGGGTGCTGGACGTGAGCGCGTACGACCCGGTTGAGGACCTGTACCTGGCCGCGGACGTGCTGGTCACGGACTATTCCTCGGCGATGTTCGACTACGGGGTGCTCGACCGGCCGATCGTGGTCTACGCGCCCGACTGGGACGCGTACCGGGTGGCCCGGGGCGTCTACTTCGACCTGCTGGCCGAGCCGCCGGGCGCCGTCGCCGTCGACTTCCCCGGGCTGCTCGACGTCTTCCACAGCGGCGCGGTGCGCGGGGCGGCGGCCGAGCAGGCCCGGCAGCGGTTCCGGGCCCGGTTCTGCGCGCTGGACGACGGGCACGCCGCCGAGCGGGTGGTCCGCCGGGTCTTTCTGGGCGAATCGGCCGGGAAAACCGGTTACTGA
- a CDS encoding glycoside hydrolase family 65 protein: MIRERAYPVEPWHIRETRLDMDVLAQSESVFALSNGHVGLRGNLDEGEPHGLPGTYLNSFYELRPLPYAEAGFGFPESGQTVVNVTNGKLLRLLVDDEPLDVRYGELISHERVLDLRAGTLHRELHWRSPAGRDVKVRSTRLVSFTQRAVAAILYEVEALEGPLRLIVQSELVANETLPPQSKDPRVAAVLESPLQAEEQLTTDDGGLLIHRTKVSGLRVAAAMAHDVDAPERVTIESEGYEDWVRTTIGCVLKPGQKLRVVKYLTYGWSSRRSLPALRDQVGAALAAARLDGWDGLRREQREYLDEFWDAADVRVEGDPEVQQAVRFGLFHVLQAGARAERRPIAAKGLTGPGYDGHAFWDTEMFVLPVLTYTQPGAVRDALYWRYSTLGQAQERARTLNLAGAAFPWRTIEGPESSAYWPAGTAAFHIAADIADALRRYVLVTGDRGLEEEIGLELLVETARLWRSLGHHDRTGRFHIDGVTGPDEYTAVKNDNVYTNLMAQRNLLTAADCAMRHRDQAQDLGVTEEEAAAWRDAANAMHVPYDAEFQVHGQVEGFTRLQEWDFEHTPPEKYPLLLHYPYFDLYRKQVVKQADLVLAMHWRGDAFSGAEKVRNFSYYERRTVRDSSLSACTQAVMAAEVGHPELAHRYLREAALMDLHDLNENTRDGVHMASLAGAWIALVAGFGGLRDHDGTLSFSPRLSSRLSRLEFSLQWHSMRLRVDVRPHQTTYSLRNGGPDTVLELRHHGEPLRVTAAQPVTVPVPPAHPSGPQLEQPPGRAPLLHLPENVS; the protein is encoded by the coding sequence GTGATCCGGGAACGGGCGTACCCGGTCGAGCCGTGGCACATCCGGGAGACGCGGCTCGACATGGACGTGCTGGCCCAGTCCGAGTCGGTCTTCGCCCTCTCCAACGGCCACGTCGGGCTGCGCGGCAACCTCGACGAGGGTGAGCCGCACGGCCTGCCCGGCACCTACCTGAACTCCTTCTACGAGCTGCGCCCCCTGCCCTACGCGGAGGCCGGCTTCGGCTTCCCCGAGTCCGGGCAGACCGTCGTCAACGTCACCAACGGCAAGCTGCTCCGGCTGCTGGTCGACGACGAGCCGCTCGACGTCCGGTACGGCGAACTGATCTCCCACGAGCGGGTCCTCGACCTGCGCGCCGGCACCCTGCACCGCGAGCTGCACTGGCGCTCGCCCGCCGGCCGGGACGTGAAGGTCCGCAGCACCCGGCTGGTGTCGTTCACCCAGCGGGCGGTGGCCGCCATCCTCTACGAGGTCGAGGCGCTGGAGGGGCCGCTGCGGCTCATCGTCCAGTCCGAGCTGGTGGCCAACGAGACCCTGCCGCCGCAGAGCAAGGATCCCCGCGTCGCCGCCGTACTCGAATCGCCGTTGCAGGCGGAGGAGCAGTTGACCACCGACGACGGCGGCCTGCTCATCCACCGGACCAAGGTCAGCGGGCTGCGGGTCGCCGCCGCCATGGCGCACGACGTGGACGCCCCGGAGCGCGTCACCATCGAGTCCGAGGGCTACGAGGACTGGGTCCGCACCACCATCGGCTGCGTGCTCAAGCCCGGCCAGAAGCTGCGGGTGGTCAAGTACCTGACGTACGGCTGGTCCAGCCGGCGGTCGCTGCCGGCGCTGCGCGACCAGGTCGGTGCGGCGCTGGCCGCGGCCCGGCTGGACGGCTGGGACGGGCTGCGCCGGGAGCAGCGGGAATACCTCGACGAGTTCTGGGACGCCGCCGACGTGCGGGTGGAGGGCGACCCGGAGGTGCAGCAGGCGGTCCGGTTCGGCCTCTTCCACGTGCTCCAGGCCGGCGCCCGCGCGGAACGCCGGCCCATCGCCGCCAAGGGCCTCACCGGCCCCGGGTACGACGGGCACGCGTTCTGGGACACCGAGATGTTCGTGCTGCCGGTGCTCACCTACACCCAGCCGGGCGCGGTGCGCGACGCGCTGTACTGGCGCTACTCCACCCTCGGCCAGGCGCAGGAGCGGGCCCGGACGTTGAACCTGGCCGGGGCCGCCTTCCCCTGGCGGACGATCGAGGGGCCGGAGTCGTCGGCGTACTGGCCGGCCGGGACGGCGGCGTTCCACATCGCCGCCGACATCGCCGACGCGCTGCGCCGCTACGTGCTGGTCACCGGCGACCGGGGGCTCGAAGAGGAGATCGGGCTGGAACTGCTGGTCGAGACGGCCCGGCTGTGGCGCTCGCTCGGCCACCACGACCGCACCGGCCGGTTCCACATCGACGGGGTGACCGGCCCGGACGAGTACACCGCCGTGAAGAACGACAACGTCTACACCAACCTGATGGCGCAGCGGAACCTGCTCACCGCCGCCGACTGCGCCATGCGCCACCGGGACCAGGCCCAGGACCTCGGCGTCACCGAGGAGGAGGCCGCCGCCTGGCGGGACGCGGCGAACGCCATGCACGTTCCGTACGACGCGGAGTTCCAGGTGCACGGGCAGGTGGAGGGCTTCACCCGGTTGCAGGAGTGGGACTTCGAGCACACGCCGCCGGAGAAGTACCCGCTGCTGCTGCACTACCCGTACTTCGACCTGTACCGGAAGCAGGTCGTCAAGCAGGCGGACCTGGTGCTCGCCATGCACTGGCGGGGCGACGCGTTCAGCGGCGCGGAGAAGGTGCGGAACTTCAGTTACTACGAGCGGCGCACCGTGCGGGACTCCTCACTGAGCGCCTGCACCCAGGCGGTGATGGCGGCCGAGGTGGGTCACCCCGAGCTGGCCCACCGCTATCTGCGTGAGGCCGCGCTCATGGACCTGCACGACCTGAACGAGAACACCCGGGACGGCGTGCACATGGCCTCGCTCGCCGGGGCCTGGATCGCTCTCGTCGCCGGCTTCGGCGGCCTGCGTGACCACGACGGGACGCTCTCCTTCTCGCCGCGGCTCTCCAGCCGGCTCAGCCGACTGGAGTTCTCCCTCCAGTGGCACTCCATGCGGCTGCGGGTCGACGTCCGGCCGCACCAGACGACGTACTCGCTGCGCAACGGGGGGCCGGACACCGTGCTGGAGCTGCGGCACCACGGCGAGCCGCTCCGGGTCACCGCCGCCCAGCCGGTCACCGTGCCGGTGCCGCCGGCGCACCCCTCCGGGCCGCAGCTGGAGCAGCCGCCGGGGCGGGCGCCCCTGCTGCACCTGCCCGAGAACGTGAGCTGA
- a CDS encoding MerR family transcriptional regulator: MRIGELAERAGTSTRTLRYYESQGLVCPRRSANGYRVYDEAELRVVHEIRALLAVGFGLDDIRPFVACLRAGNSSGDVCPDSVAVLRRKLAEVDDYLDRLGAVRHQLHDQLARAIAHREETCLRTRTRAD; encoded by the coding sequence ATGCGGATCGGTGAGTTGGCGGAGCGGGCCGGGACCAGCACCCGGACCCTGCGCTACTACGAGTCCCAGGGGCTGGTGTGCCCGCGCCGGTCGGCGAACGGCTACCGGGTCTACGACGAGGCGGAGCTGCGCGTCGTGCACGAGATCCGGGCGCTGCTGGCGGTCGGCTTCGGGCTGGACGACATCCGGCCGTTCGTGGCCTGCCTGCGGGCCGGCAACAGCTCCGGCGACGTCTGCCCCGACTCGGTGGCGGTCCTGCGGCGCAAGCTCGCCGAGGTGGACGACTACCTGGACCGGCTCGGCGCGGTCCGCCACCAGCTGCACGACCAGCTCGCCCGCGCGATCGCCCATCGGGAGGAAACATGCCTCAGGACACGCACCAGGGCCGACTGA
- a CDS encoding beta-phosphoglucomutase family hydrolase yields the protein MLGLPAQVTACLFDLDGVLTQTAKVHNAAWTETFNAFLTARAAATGEPFRPFDPGPDYNRYVDGKPRADGVRSFLASRGITLPEGSPDDPPEADTVNGVGNRKNVILLKRIHTDGVEVYEGSVRYLEAAAEAGLRRAVVSASANCRDVVAAAGLDPLLEARVDGLVARERGLRGKPYPDTFLAGAQLLGVDPANAAVFEDALAGVAAGKAGGFGYVVGIDRVGQADDLRAHGADVVVTDLSELLTGAHA from the coding sequence ATGCTGGGCCTACCCGCGCAGGTGACCGCCTGTCTCTTCGATCTGGACGGTGTGCTGACGCAGACCGCCAAGGTGCACAACGCCGCCTGGACCGAGACGTTCAACGCGTTCCTCACGGCGCGGGCGGCGGCCACCGGCGAGCCGTTCCGTCCGTTCGACCCCGGCCCGGACTACAACCGGTACGTGGACGGAAAGCCGCGGGCCGACGGGGTGCGCTCCTTCCTGGCCTCGCGCGGGATCACCCTGCCCGAGGGGTCGCCCGACGATCCGCCCGAGGCGGACACCGTCAACGGGGTGGGCAACCGGAAGAACGTCATCCTGCTCAAGCGGATCCACACCGACGGCGTCGAGGTCTACGAGGGCTCGGTGCGCTACCTGGAGGCGGCGGCGGAGGCCGGGCTGCGCCGCGCGGTGGTCTCGGCCAGCGCCAACTGCCGGGACGTGGTCGCCGCCGCGGGGCTGGACCCGCTGCTGGAGGCCCGGGTGGACGGGCTGGTCGCCCGCGAGCGCGGGCTGCGCGGCAAGCCGTACCCCGACACCTTCCTCGCCGGCGCGCAGCTGCTCGGCGTGGACCCGGCGAACGCGGCCGTCTTCGAGGACGCGCTGGCCGGCGTCGCCGCCGGGAAGGCCGGCGGCTTCGGGTACGTGGTCGGCATCGACCGGGTCGGCCAGGCCGACGACCTTCGCGCGCACGGCGCCGACGTGGTCGTCACCGACCTGTCGGAGCTGCTGACCGGGGCGCACGCGTGA
- the trxA gene encoding thioredoxin — translation MPQDTHQGRLTPVTDETFAATVLAADRPVVVDFWAEWCPPCRPVSRHLAELAEEFGDALRFVTVNSDENPQSTRAYQIMSMPTMLVFRDGQVVGSIVGARPKNHLRLSFARHLDG, via the coding sequence ATGCCTCAGGACACGCACCAGGGCCGACTGACCCCGGTCACCGACGAGACCTTCGCGGCCACCGTGCTGGCGGCCGACCGGCCGGTGGTGGTCGACTTCTGGGCGGAGTGGTGCCCGCCCTGCCGCCCGGTCTCGCGCCATCTGGCGGAGCTGGCCGAGGAGTTCGGCGACGCGCTGCGCTTCGTCACCGTCAATTCGGACGAGAACCCGCAGAGCACGCGGGCGTACCAGATCATGTCGATGCCGACGATGCTGGTGTTCCGGGACGGCCAGGTGGTCGGCTCGATCGTCGGCGCCCGGCCGAAGAACCACCTGCGGCTGAGCTTCGCCCGGCACCTGGACGGTTGA
- a CDS encoding DUF4442 domain-containing protein, with the protein MSIDSRQVAAGLLEAVPFARTLGIEFVEVAPEAEGGVRAVVRLPDIPEHHNHVGGPHAGAMFTLGETASGAVVLAAFGQVLDRAVPLAVTATIRYQKVALGPVLATARLGRPPAEVLSELDAGQRPEFPVEVEIGTEDGTVTSALTVIWTLRPNR; encoded by the coding sequence ATGTCCATCGACTCTCGCCAGGTGGCGGCCGGTCTGCTGGAGGCCGTGCCGTTCGCCCGCACGCTCGGTATCGAATTCGTCGAGGTCGCCCCCGAGGCCGAGGGCGGCGTCCGGGCCGTGGTCCGGCTCCCCGACATCCCGGAGCACCACAACCACGTCGGCGGCCCGCACGCCGGGGCCATGTTCACCCTCGGCGAGACCGCCTCCGGGGCGGTGGTGCTGGCCGCGTTCGGGCAGGTGCTCGACCGGGCCGTACCGCTGGCCGTGACCGCCACCATCCGCTACCAGAAGGTCGCCCTCGGGCCGGTGCTGGCCACCGCGCGGCTCGGGCGCCCCCCGGCCGAGGTGCTCTCCGAGCTGGACGCCGGGCAGCGGCCGGAGTTCCCGGTCGAGGTGGAGATCGGCACCGAGGACGGCACCGTGACGTCGGCGCTCACCGTGATCTGGACACTCCGCCCGAACCGCTGA
- a CDS encoding ABC transporter ATP-binding protein — protein MTTVALKDVTKVFQDGTVAVDTINLDVNDGEFMVLLGPSGCGKSTVLRMVAGLEDPTSGAVMLGGEVANDLPPRDRKIAMVFQDFALYPHMTVGDNIGFPLRLSGIEPGPRGERIQDVASALGIGDVLARKPSQLSGGQRQRVAMGRAIVRRPGLFLMDEPLSNLDSGLRAELRAEISGLTRELGVTTIYVTHDQAEALTMADRVAIMRKGVLQDVGTPTQVYGRPATLYVAAFLGSPRMNLLEASVYVHLDRYVTLNLGEQSLYLPWDDIRSRAVAHYHGERIVVGMRAEALTPVAPDTAGDVLHGRIRYLEHHGHESLAFLDIGATAIVVDEMGSRAENSAPGQRGLRRFGQVMQRLAGRPADAPVSAAPSGGGNRTSVLPDPGRHHRRPAELAVRLAPYPQVSAGHPLAVQVRMDALHFFDERGDRIDVGWR, from the coding sequence GTGACCACCGTCGCGCTCAAGGATGTCACCAAGGTGTTCCAGGACGGGACAGTCGCGGTCGACACCATCAATCTGGACGTCAACGACGGCGAGTTCATGGTGCTGCTCGGCCCCTCGGGCTGCGGCAAGTCCACGGTGTTGCGGATGGTCGCCGGGCTGGAGGATCCCACCTCGGGCGCGGTGATGCTCGGCGGCGAGGTGGCCAACGACCTGCCACCCCGGGACCGGAAGATCGCCATGGTCTTCCAGGACTTCGCGCTCTACCCGCACATGACCGTCGGCGACAACATCGGTTTCCCCCTCCGGCTCTCCGGCATCGAGCCCGGGCCGCGCGGTGAGCGGATCCAGGACGTGGCGAGCGCGCTGGGCATCGGCGACGTGCTCGCCCGCAAGCCCAGCCAACTCTCCGGCGGCCAGCGGCAGCGGGTGGCGATGGGCCGGGCCATAGTGCGCCGGCCCGGCCTGTTCCTCATGGACGAGCCCCTCTCCAACCTGGACAGCGGCCTCCGCGCCGAGCTGCGCGCCGAGATCTCCGGGCTGACCCGCGAGCTGGGGGTCACCACCATCTACGTCACGCACGACCAGGCCGAGGCCCTGACCATGGCCGACCGGGTCGCCATCATGCGTAAGGGTGTGCTCCAAGACGTGGGCACACCCACCCAGGTGTACGGGCGCCCCGCCACCCTCTACGTCGCCGCGTTCCTCGGCAGCCCGCGGATGAACCTGCTGGAGGCGTCGGTCTACGTCCACCTCGACCGGTACGTCACGCTGAACCTCGGCGAGCAGTCGCTGTACCTGCCGTGGGACGACATCCGCAGCCGGGCCGTGGCCCACTACCACGGCGAGCGGATCGTGGTGGGCATGCGGGCCGAGGCGCTCACCCCGGTCGCGCCCGACACCGCAGGCGACGTGCTGCACGGCCGGATCCGCTACCTCGAGCACCACGGCCACGAGTCGCTGGCCTTCCTCGACATCGGCGCCACGGCCATCGTGGTGGACGAGATGGGCAGCCGGGCCGAGAACAGCGCCCCCGGCCAGCGCGGCCTGCGCCGGTTCGGGCAGGTCATGCAGCGGCTCGCCGGGCGGCCGGCGGACGCGCCCGTCTCCGCCGCGCCGAGCGGCGGCGGGAACCGGACCAGCGTGCTCCCCGACCCGGGCCGGCACCATCGCCGCCCGGCGGAGCTGGCCGTGCGGCTGGCGCCGTACCCGCAGGTGTCGGCGGGGCACCCGCTCGCCGTCCAGGTGCGGATGGACGCGCTGCACTTCTTCGACGAGCGCGGCGACCGGATCGACGTCGGCTGGCGCTGA
- a CDS encoding DUF397 domain-containing protein, protein MDLTGAIWRKSIRSSGNGGNCVEVADNLPGVVAVRDSKDRPGPVLTFTPLSWAVFVEQARRSALAGQVTDE, encoded by the coding sequence ATGGACCTGACCGGCGCGATCTGGCGCAAGAGCATCCGCAGTAGCGGCAACGGCGGCAACTGCGTGGAGGTGGCCGACAACCTGCCCGGCGTGGTGGCCGTGCGGGACAGCAAGGACCGGCCGGGACCCGTGCTGACCTTCACCCCGCTGAGCTGGGCCGTTTTCGTCGAGCAAGCCCGCCGATCGGCCCTTGCCGGGCAAGTTACCGACGAGTAG